In Mytilus edulis chromosome 6, xbMytEdul2.2, whole genome shotgun sequence, the following proteins share a genomic window:
- the LOC139526778 gene encoding complement C1q-like protein 4, which yields MKTCLYLAVLFSLAGFLKPVKGELKKSLVTLKQDVQKLRERVTDLASRLKNAEITKLDLAERLSKAMKTIENLKSERTVKKRAFTSSQVAFYAALRHSVHAMDPHHAVVFDDVFTSTSPDVYNDVNGMFTAPVSGLYCFSWTNNVDATDYQSTELVLEGKPMAWAYADTKGDQNEDDYGSSSQTILLKVDKGQHVWIRTGAQGKGTLHGEDYTSFSGFLVYQTDDSTSTGD from the exons ATGAAGACTTGTTTGTATTTAGCAGTTTTATTCTCTTTGGCTGGTTTTCTTAAACCAGTTAAAGGAGAGTTGAAGAAGTCCCTTGTAACACTGAAGCAGGATGTGCAGAAACTCAGAGAGCGTGTTACAGATCTTGCGTCAAGATTGAAAAATGCCGAAATCACAAAACTCGATCTTGCAGAAAGATTGTCCAAGGCGATGAAAACAATCGAAAATTTAAAATCCGAGCGTACGG TGAAGAAACGAGCATTCACTTCATCCCAGGTGGCGTTTTACGCTGCGTTGAGGCACAGTGTACATGCAATGGATCCTCATCATGCAGTTGTCTTCGATGAC GTCTTCACTTCAACCAGCCCTGATGTCTACAACGATGTGAATGGCATGTTTACCGCTCCAGTGTCTGGATTATATTGTTTTTCTTGGACTAACAACGTTGACGCTACTGACTACCAGTCCACTGAATTAGTACTCGAAGGTAAACCAATGGCATGGGCGTATGCAGACACAAAAGGTGACCAGAATGAAGACGATTATGGTAGCTCCTCCCAAACAATTCTTCTGAAG GTTGACAAAGGACAACATGTTTGGATTAGAACAGGAGCGCAAGGTAAAGGAACTTTACACGGTGAAGACTACACATCGTTTTCTGGATTCCTAGTCTACCAGACAGACGATAGTACTTCGACTGGTGATTAA